The Azospirillum baldaniorum genome segment GACGACCTCGACGGCGATGACGACCTCGACGACGAGGATGACGACGAAGACGAAGACGACGGGGATGAGGGCAACGGCGGCGAGGGCGAGGGGCGCCGTGGCTCGTAAGCGCAAGGGCGAGCCGATCCACGGCTGGGTCGTGCTGGACAAGCCGGCGGGGATGACCTCGACGCAGGCGCTGTCCAAGGTGCGGCGCCATCTGAACGCGGAGAAGGCCGGGCACGGCGGCACGCTGGACCCCATCGCCACGGGCATCCTGCCCATCGCGTTGGGCGAGGCGACCAAGACCGTGTCCTACGCCATGGACGGCGAGAAGACCTACCGCTTCACCGTGGCCTGGGGCACCCGCACGACCACAGACGACCGCGAGGGAACGGCGGTGGAGACGTCCGCGGCGCGTCCCGACGCCGAGGCGATCCGCGCCGCTCTGCCCGGCTTCCTCGGCTTCGTCGAGCAGATCCCGCCGCAATACTGCGCTCTGAAGATCAACGGCGAGCGCGCCTACGACATCGCCCGCGAGGGGGAGGTGGTGGACATCGCCCCGCGCACCGTGCGCATCGACCGGCTGGAGCTGATCGAGACTCCGGACGCCGACCACGCGGTGCTGGAGGTGGATTGCGGCAAGGGCACCTATGTCCGCTCCATCGCCCGCGACCTCGCCGAACGGTTGGGGACGCTGGGGCACATCCGCGATCTGCGACGCCTGCGCGTGGGGTCCTTCACGCTGGACGGGGCGATTTCCCTGGACGATCTGACCGCGATGGAGCAAGGTGCCGCGGTCGAAAGACTTCTGCTGCCGATCGAGACCGCGCTGGACGACATCCCGGCGCTGGCCCTGACGGACGCGGAAGCGCACCGACTGAAGCACGGCCAGACGGTGGCACTCCTCACCCGGCAGGACCGCGAACGCCTCACGGCGCTGCGCGGCGATGTTGGTGGGGATGGCACCGTCATTGCGCTTTTCGGCGGCAAGCCGGTGGCGCTGGCGCGCG includes the following:
- the truB gene encoding tRNA pseudouridine(55) synthase TruB encodes the protein MARKRKGEPIHGWVVLDKPAGMTSTQALSKVRRHLNAEKAGHGGTLDPIATGILPIALGEATKTVSYAMDGEKTYRFTVAWGTRTTTDDREGTAVETSAARPDAEAIRAALPGFLGFVEQIPPQYCALKINGERAYDIAREGEVVDIAPRTVRIDRLELIETPDADHAVLEVDCGKGTYVRSIARDLAERLGTLGHIRDLRRLRVGSFTLDGAISLDDLTAMEQGAAVERLLLPIETALDDIPALALTDAEAHRLKHGQTVALLTRQDRERLTALRGDVGGDGTVIALFGGKPVALARVEGAEVRPVRVLNL